The proteins below come from a single Sinorhizobium fredii genomic window:
- a CDS encoding DeoR/GlpR family DNA-binding transcription regulator — translation MKPEDRRQAIMDVLMEAGTAWVEDLSIRFGVSKMTVHRDLDDLEQAGLLRKVHGGASIQSSPQFESDFRYREKIATAEKRRIAEHAATLIEPGQSIIIDDSSTAGAIAACLKDIRPLTVITNNLGVIAELSGAPGINLIALGGQYSKKFNGFFGIVTEEALRSLRADVAFLSSSAIEGATAFHQDQEVVQTKRQMVKSATRKYLLVDHGKFGRSALHFLTGLDVFDAVLTGSEVSKDHAATLGEAGIKLIAVSDQKIAEKA, via the coding sequence GTGAAACCGGAAGACAGGCGACAGGCGATCATGGACGTCCTGATGGAGGCGGGCACGGCCTGGGTCGAGGACCTTTCCATTCGCTTCGGCGTCAGCAAGATGACCGTGCATCGCGATCTCGACGACCTGGAGCAGGCCGGCCTCTTGCGCAAGGTCCACGGCGGCGCGTCGATCCAGTCGAGCCCGCAATTCGAGAGCGACTTCCGCTATCGCGAAAAGATCGCCACGGCGGAAAAGCGACGGATTGCCGAACATGCCGCGACGCTGATCGAGCCGGGCCAGAGCATCATCATTGACGACAGTTCCACCGCCGGTGCAATTGCCGCATGCCTCAAGGACATTCGTCCGCTCACCGTCATCACCAACAATCTCGGCGTCATTGCCGAGCTATCGGGCGCACCGGGCATCAACCTGATCGCGCTCGGTGGCCAGTACAGCAAGAAATTCAACGGCTTCTTCGGCATCGTCACGGAGGAAGCACTGCGATCGCTCAGAGCCGACGTCGCCTTCCTGTCGAGTTCGGCAATCGAGGGCGCCACGGCGTTCCACCAGGACCAGGAGGTCGTGCAGACAAAGCGGCAGATGGTGAAATCGGCGACGCGCAAATACCTGCTCGTCGATCACGGCAAGTTCGGCCGCTCCGCCCTGCATTTCCTGACCGGGCTCGACGTTTTCGATGCGGTTCTGACCGGCAGCGAGGTTTCGAAGGACCATGCCGCCACCCTCGGCGAGGCCGGCATCAAGCTCATCGCTGTCAGTGATCAGAAAATAGCGGAGAAGGCATGA
- a CDS encoding RpiB/LacA/LacB family sugar-phosphate isomerase, protein MKIAIGADSAGKPLLDVIAAHLAGRSDVEVKDLSQAGFYAELSEHLAKTITAGENDRGILICGTGIGVCISANKVPGIRAALTHDTYSAERAAKSNNAQIITMGARVIGPELAKSIVDTWLASEFDPQGPSAGNVQAIDRLDAGK, encoded by the coding sequence ATGAAAATCGCAATCGGTGCAGATAGTGCAGGCAAACCGTTGCTCGATGTCATTGCCGCTCATCTCGCCGGCCGGAGCGACGTCGAGGTCAAGGATCTGAGCCAGGCAGGCTTCTACGCCGAACTCTCGGAGCATCTGGCAAAGACGATCACGGCCGGCGAGAACGATCGCGGCATCCTGATCTGCGGCACCGGCATCGGCGTCTGCATCTCGGCCAACAAGGTGCCCGGTATCCGCGCGGCGCTCACCCACGACACCTATTCGGCCGAGCGAGCGGCGAAATCCAACAACGCCCAGATCATCACCATGGGCGCGCGGGTCATCGGTCCGGAACTCGCGAAATCGATCGTCGATACCTGGCTCGCCTCCGAGTTCGATCCGCAAGGTCCGTCGGCCGGCAATGTCCAGGCGATCGATCGTCTGGATGCAGGCAAATAA
- a CDS encoding carbon-nitrogen hydrolase family protein, producing the protein MDSRGEVVLHQRKRHVCFFDAPEEACAAGETSSVARLRTEAGEVTIGIMICMDREFPDVTSDLVRDGAEVILVPNSCPLVDDPAVGDVRIAGVRALAFQSVLGVAVANYPAPKDDGRSFAVDALGRILSMGGPQPELVFADFDPDRIRVLQTEDWFRRVR; encoded by the coding sequence ATCGACAGTCGAGGCGAGGTTGTCCTCCACCAGCGCAAGCGGCACGTCTGCTTCTTCGACGCTCCGGAAGAAGCCTGCGCCGCCGGCGAGACTTCCAGCGTGGCGCGGCTCAGGACTGAGGCGGGAGAGGTCACGATCGGCATCATGATCTGCATGGACCGAGAATTTCCCGACGTCACGTCAGACCTCGTGCGGGACGGCGCCGAAGTCATTCTCGTTCCGAACAGCTGTCCCTTGGTTGATGATCCCGCGGTCGGGGACGTCCGGATCGCAGGCGTGCGGGCGCTGGCGTTTCAATCTGTCCTCGGCGTGGCGGTAGCGAACTATCCGGCGCCGAAGGACGACGGGCGGTCCTTTGCGGTCGATGCTCTGGGGAGGATCCTCTCCATGGGCGGACCGCAGCCGGAACTCGTGTTCGCGGATTTTGATCCGGACCGGATCAGAGTTTTGCAAACAGAGGACTGGTTCCGGCGGGTCCGTTGA
- a CDS encoding MFS transporter — MTDIATSMDAPLVATEIEERSEPAWAGVISLALGVFGLVTAEFLPASVLTPMAADLAISDGTAGQAVTATAVVGAIAAPTIAIVTRGFDRRLVLWGFTLALILSSLLAAMATNLTMLLAARVILGIGLGGFWSMMAAIALRLVPTRLVPRAMLIIFTGVSLATVCAAPVGAYIGDLWGWRVTFLVAAVLGVVTLAVQMTSVPRLPPQSVPSIRLLFDLLRRPSISIGIITVLLSVSGHFAGFTYVRPFLEKIPAFGSEAISLTLLAYGVGGFFGNLAGGFVIERSITAAVSLGTLLIAATALALVAFGANDLVSAGTVTLWGFAFGALPVAVQTWMVRAAPDHAESTGGLIVATFQLAIAGGAVLGGLFVDGFGPLGAISYCAAATLASALFVLASGRSIGV; from the coding sequence ATGACAGACATAGCGACAAGCATGGATGCTCCCCTTGTGGCCACTGAGATCGAAGAACGCAGCGAGCCGGCCTGGGCCGGCGTCATCTCGCTAGCGCTCGGCGTGTTCGGCCTCGTCACCGCGGAGTTCCTTCCCGCAAGCGTGCTGACTCCGATGGCGGCCGATCTCGCTATCAGCGACGGTACCGCAGGGCAGGCGGTCACGGCGACCGCCGTGGTCGGCGCCATCGCCGCGCCGACGATCGCGATCGTCACCCGCGGATTTGACCGCCGGCTTGTGCTCTGGGGTTTTACCCTTGCTCTGATCCTCTCCAGCTTGCTCGCCGCCATGGCCACCAACCTCACCATGCTGCTTGCAGCCCGCGTCATCCTCGGGATCGGGCTCGGCGGCTTCTGGTCGATGATGGCGGCGATTGCGCTGCGCCTCGTTCCGACGCGTCTCGTGCCGCGCGCCATGTTGATCATCTTCACCGGCGTCTCGCTCGCGACCGTCTGCGCAGCGCCCGTCGGCGCCTATATTGGCGATCTTTGGGGCTGGCGCGTCACTTTCCTGGTGGCTGCCGTGCTCGGCGTCGTCACGCTCGCGGTGCAGATGACAAGCGTGCCGCGCCTGCCGCCGCAATCGGTGCCGAGCATCAGGCTGCTGTTCGATCTATTACGCCGCCCGAGCATCAGCATCGGCATCATCACCGTCCTGCTCTCTGTCTCGGGTCATTTCGCCGGCTTCACCTATGTCCGGCCGTTCTTGGAAAAGATACCCGCCTTTGGCAGCGAAGCGATCTCGCTGACCCTGCTCGCCTACGGCGTCGGCGGCTTCTTCGGCAATCTGGCCGGCGGCTTCGTCATCGAGCGCAGCATCACGGCCGCCGTCAGTCTCGGCACGCTTCTCATCGCCGCGACGGCGCTGGCGCTGGTGGCCTTCGGTGCGAACGATCTTGTTTCGGCGGGCACCGTCACCCTCTGGGGCTTCGCCTTCGGAGCCCTGCCGGTTGCGGTCCAGACATGGATGGTCCGGGCGGCACCGGACCACGCGGAAAGCACCGGCGGACTGATCGTCGCCACGTTCCAGTTGGCGATTGCCGGCGGCGCGGTTCTAGGCGGCCTCTTCGTCGACGGCTTTGGACCGCTCGGCGCCATCAGTTATTGCGCCGCCGCAACGCTCGCTAGCGCGCTCTTCGTTCTGGCCTCCGGGCGCAGCATAGGGGTGTGA
- a CDS encoding TIGR01459 family HAD-type hydrolase has product MSAVRTIPGLSVIAEAYDAFLIDQFGVLRDGRGPYPGSAEALVRLRQAGKRIIILSNSGKRSAENDRRLAALGFEPGSWDWFLTSGEVAWQLLKREEAAPAGGMRKCLLISRDGDLSPLNGLDLLRTESGEEADIVLLAASEGDVHPLGYYEDLLRPAAQRGVPCLCTNPDKVMLTRTGHAFGAGRIAELYEELGGRVRWIGKPFRDIYDFALDFLGKPDPTRVCAVGDSVEHDIAGAANAGLGSVLVTTGILERQSEEGRHSLFAAHGATPDFLLPKFLW; this is encoded by the coding sequence ATGAGTGCCGTCCGGACAATCCCCGGCCTCTCGGTGATCGCCGAGGCCTATGATGCCTTCCTCATCGACCAGTTCGGCGTCTTAAGAGACGGGCGCGGGCCATATCCGGGTTCCGCCGAGGCGCTTGTCCGCCTCAGGCAGGCCGGCAAACGCATCATCATCCTTTCGAATTCCGGCAAGCGCTCGGCGGAAAACGACCGCCGGTTGGCAGCGCTCGGCTTCGAGCCGGGCAGCTGGGACTGGTTCCTGACCTCGGGCGAGGTTGCCTGGCAGCTGCTGAAGCGGGAAGAGGCAGCCCCAGCGGGAGGGATGCGCAAATGCCTGCTGATCAGCCGCGACGGCGATCTGTCGCCGCTGAATGGCCTGGATCTCCTTCGGACGGAGAGCGGCGAGGAGGCCGACATCGTGCTGCTCGCGGCAAGCGAGGGCGACGTCCATCCGCTTGGCTATTACGAGGATCTGCTTCGGCCCGCGGCGCAGCGCGGTGTCCCCTGCCTCTGCACCAATCCGGATAAGGTGATGCTGACGCGGACCGGGCATGCCTTCGGCGCCGGACGTATTGCTGAGCTCTATGAGGAACTCGGCGGTAGGGTGCGCTGGATCGGCAAGCCGTTCCGCGACATCTACGATTTCGCGCTCGATTTCCTCGGCAAGCCCGATCCCACGCGGGTCTGCGCGGTCGGTGACAGCGTCGAGCATGACATTGCCGGTGCCGCAAACGCCGGGCTCGGCTCTGTGCTGGTCACGACCGGCATTCTCGAACGGCAGTCGGAGGAGGGGCGCCACAGCCTGTTCGCGGCACACGGCGCCACGCCCGATTTCCTCCTGCCGAAATTTCTCTGGTAG
- a CDS encoding malto-oligosyltrehalose synthase, translated as MPLPKATYRLQFRNGMDFEKAAELIPHLVDLGISHLYASPIFSAVGGSTHGYDIVDFNEIDPALGGIDGLRRLVGELRAHGLGIILDIVPNHMAAHLENRWWHSVVEWGQASAFAGHFDIDWRAPLTLPFLGRQFEEELADGSIRLTFDHDRNCLAFAYYDALYPLNPASYPAALEGCNLALDRLIGVAKKAEANNAVGFHSEVASLLKTPPVAAALDAHLQRVSADKPLLQRLHDMQSWRLMSWKAARDHLSYRRFFEIAGLVGLRVEDPAVFEATHRLVLGLVEEGLVDGLRVDHIDGLADPEVYLHRLRERAGEHTYIIVEKILEANEVLPEEWPVDGTTGYEFISTLADLLSDESSGLWREDHRSATERAVTESKLQVLSHNFNAEVRRLAALAGRARGYDNAPAGSEQIAEAIRHLIAAMPVYRTYLSDRGASEHDRRMLDGIESRSRAAAPEVGAEIATITACLRSNDAETDRQAATELRARFQQLSGAVMAKAVEDTFFYRRGDYLAANEVGAAPSWAPCGVLRFHEGMRERGSRSPAGLSTTATHDTKRGEDARARLYVISEALELWAAAVHRWRDMNRAGLQPGAFAPETSVEQFLYQSLLGAWPIKPHADEKDLLSLRERMEDFAVKALREAKLRTSWDAPDEPYEAAVTGFLRGILDWQNRAFLDDFENTTAPFIRAGLINSLSQTLVKLTAPGIPDIYQGSERLDLSLVDPDNRRGFSPRPSLRDLRRQPTAGDFEDCKQWLIRLCLNHRQGRGAALLAGGEYLPLDIQGPASRHAAAFMRRREDQLSVTLVPRLVFRHLGEGLSVRSDLWRDTYLLWPEECEPRRLRNLATGATVDSQRRIVISEVFHGFPVAFLVPE; from the coding sequence ATGCCCCTGCCCAAAGCGACTTACCGACTGCAATTTCGAAACGGCATGGACTTCGAAAAAGCCGCGGAGTTGATCCCGCATCTCGTCGATCTCGGCATTTCACACCTTTATGCCTCGCCGATTTTTTCCGCGGTCGGCGGCTCGACGCATGGCTATGACATAGTCGACTTCAACGAGATCGACCCGGCCTTGGGCGGTATCGACGGGTTACGCCGGCTCGTCGGAGAACTGAGAGCGCATGGACTCGGGATCATCCTCGATATCGTGCCGAACCACATGGCCGCGCATCTCGAGAACCGTTGGTGGCACAGCGTCGTCGAATGGGGACAGGCGAGTGCGTTCGCCGGCCATTTCGACATCGACTGGCGTGCGCCGCTCACACTTCCGTTTCTTGGCCGGCAGTTCGAAGAGGAACTGGCGGACGGCAGCATACGGCTGACATTCGATCATGACCGAAACTGCCTGGCCTTTGCCTATTACGACGCCCTCTACCCTCTCAACCCCGCCTCCTACCCGGCGGCCCTTGAAGGTTGCAACCTCGCTCTCGACAGGCTGATCGGCGTCGCCAAGAAAGCGGAAGCGAACAATGCCGTAGGCTTTCACTCCGAAGTGGCTTCTCTCCTTAAGACGCCCCCTGTTGCCGCCGCTCTCGACGCGCATCTTCAGCGGGTCTCCGCCGACAAGCCGTTGCTGCAGCGACTTCACGACATGCAAAGCTGGCGGCTGATGAGCTGGAAAGCGGCGCGGGACCACCTCAGCTATCGGAGGTTCTTCGAGATCGCCGGCCTCGTCGGCCTTCGCGTCGAAGATCCAGCGGTCTTCGAGGCCACCCACAGGCTTGTCCTCGGCCTTGTCGAGGAAGGATTGGTCGACGGACTGCGCGTCGATCACATTGACGGCCTTGCCGATCCGGAGGTTTATCTTCACAGGCTGCGGGAACGCGCCGGCGAGCACACCTATATCATCGTCGAGAAAATACTCGAGGCGAACGAGGTGCTGCCGGAGGAATGGCCGGTCGACGGCACCACGGGCTACGAGTTCATCTCGACACTTGCCGATCTGCTCTCCGACGAATCTTCCGGGCTTTGGAGAGAAGATCACCGATCCGCGACGGAGAGGGCCGTTACCGAAAGCAAGCTGCAGGTGCTGAGCCACAATTTCAACGCTGAAGTCCGAAGGCTCGCCGCATTGGCTGGGCGGGCGCGGGGCTATGACAACGCACCGGCCGGAAGCGAGCAAATCGCCGAGGCCATTCGCCATCTGATCGCAGCAATGCCGGTTTACCGCACCTATCTCAGCGACCGTGGCGCAAGCGAGCACGATCGGCGGATGCTCGACGGGATCGAGTCCCGGTCACGCGCTGCCGCACCGGAGGTCGGCGCCGAGATCGCGACGATCACGGCTTGCCTGAGGTCGAACGATGCCGAAACGGATCGACAGGCGGCGACCGAATTGCGGGCGCGCTTTCAGCAATTGAGCGGCGCGGTCATGGCCAAGGCGGTCGAAGATACGTTTTTCTACCGCCGCGGCGATTATCTCGCCGCCAATGAGGTGGGTGCTGCGCCCTCCTGGGCGCCGTGTGGCGTCCTCCGGTTCCACGAGGGGATGCGGGAACGGGGAAGCAGAAGCCCGGCCGGCCTGTCGACAACCGCGACCCACGACACGAAACGGGGCGAGGACGCTCGCGCCCGCCTCTACGTGATCAGCGAGGCACTGGAGCTCTGGGCGGCGGCAGTCCACCGCTGGCGCGACATGAACCGGGCTGGCCTCCAGCCTGGCGCCTTTGCCCCGGAAACCTCCGTCGAGCAGTTTCTCTATCAGAGCCTGCTCGGCGCCTGGCCGATCAAACCCCACGCTGACGAGAAGGATCTGCTTTCCCTGCGCGAGCGTATGGAAGACTTCGCCGTGAAGGCGCTGCGCGAGGCGAAGCTCCGGACGAGCTGGGATGCCCCGGACGAGCCCTATGAAGCGGCGGTCACCGGATTTCTTCGCGGCATCCTCGACTGGCAGAATCGAGCCTTTCTCGACGACTTCGAGAATACGACCGCGCCCTTCATCCGCGCCGGCCTGATCAACAGCCTCTCGCAAACGCTGGTGAAACTCACCGCGCCGGGCATTCCGGACATCTATCAGGGCAGCGAGCGCCTCGACCTCTCGCTGGTGGATCCGGACAACCGCCGCGGCTTCTCACCGCGGCCCTCGCTGCGCGACCTGCGGCGTCAGCCGACAGCCGGCGACTTCGAAGACTGCAAACAGTGGCTGATCAGGCTCTGCCTGAACCATCGCCAAGGCCGAGGCGCGGCGCTGCTGGCGGGCGGCGAATACCTCCCCTTGGATATCCAAGGCCCTGCCTCCCGACACGCCGCCGCATTCATGCGCCGCAGGGAGGATCAGCTTTCGGTCACCCTCGTCCCACGGCTCGTCTTCAGGCATCTTGGAGAGGGGCTGTCCGTTCGTTCCGACCTTTGGCGTGACACCTACCTGTTGTGGCCGGAGGAGTGCGAACCGAGGCGATTGCGAAACCTCGCAACGGGCGCGACCGTCGACTCGCAGCGACGCATTGTGATCTCGGAGGTTTTCCACGGTTTCCCGGTCGCGTTCCTTGTTCCGGAATGA
- a CDS encoding sugar phosphate isomerase/epimerase family protein, whose protein sequence is MPFTLSLNTNPLVNRFAEPDDLIDAIAERIRIGHVQLTHEFVNPSWPAATISKVTRRFQAALARTGVKITSGMTGPYGRLNHFGHPDPDVRRYYVDWFKTFADISAELGASAIGTQFAIFTLKDYDDPVRREELMVVAIDCWREVAEHAKAAGLSYLFWEPMSVGREFGHTIAACRELDGRLARAELPIPLKMMVDIDHGDVTSDNPADIDPYAWAKAFPRRSPIIHVKQSSMNKGGHWPFTAAYNKDGRITPERLLDAVRRGGGTDNEICLELSFREREPTDHQVVQMIRESVEYWEPHIETGLNDEKDHTST, encoded by the coding sequence ATGCCCTTCACCCTGTCGCTCAACACCAATCCCCTGGTCAACCGCTTTGCCGAGCCGGACGATCTGATCGACGCGATCGCCGAGCGGATCCGGATCGGCCACGTGCAGCTCACCCACGAATTCGTCAATCCGAGCTGGCCGGCGGCGACCATCAGCAAGGTGACCCGGCGGTTCCAGGCGGCGCTTGCCCGCACCGGCGTGAAGATCACCTCCGGCATGACCGGACCCTATGGGCGGCTCAACCATTTCGGCCATCCCGACCCGGATGTGCGCCGCTATTATGTCGACTGGTTCAAGACCTTCGCCGATATCTCGGCGGAACTCGGCGCCTCCGCCATCGGCACGCAATTCGCGATCTTCACGCTGAAGGACTATGACGACCCGGTGCGGCGCGAGGAGCTGATGGTGGTCGCCATCGACTGCTGGCGCGAAGTGGCCGAGCACGCTAAGGCGGCGGGGCTCTCCTATCTCTTCTGGGAGCCGATGTCGGTCGGCCGCGAATTTGGCCACACGATCGCGGCGTGCCGGGAACTGGACGGTCGCCTCGCGCGGGCCGAGTTGCCGATCCCGTTGAAGATGATGGTCGATATCGATCATGGCGACGTGACGTCCGACAACCCGGCCGACATCGATCCCTACGCCTGGGCGAAAGCCTTTCCGCGGCGATCGCCGATCATTCACGTCAAGCAGTCGTCGATGAACAAGGGAGGCCATTGGCCCTTTACCGCCGCTTACAACAAGGATGGCCGCATTACGCCCGAGCGCCTGCTCGATGCGGTGAGGAGGGGCGGGGGAACGGACAACGAGATCTGCCTCGAACTGTCGTTCCGCGAGCGCGAGCCCACCGATCACCAGGTGGTCCAGATGATCCGCGAGTCCGTGGAATACTGGGAGCCTCATATCGAGACCGGGCTGAATGATGAGAAAGATCACACATCAACATAA
- a CDS encoding nitrilase-related carbon-nitrogen hydrolase, whose product MAGRSFRAAMAQVMNDADVDAIAASAAAEGADIIVFPERFSNGYSRFDPEDPVARQAWIDAAVPIDGAFVKGFREAARRHGLAMVATFLEGGSPLSMPQS is encoded by the coding sequence GTGGCTGGTAGGTCCTTTCGCGCGGCAATGGCGCAGGTAATGAACGATGCGGATGTCGACGCGATCGCAGCGTCGGCAGCCGCAGAAGGCGCCGACATCATCGTCTTCCCGGAGAGGTTTTCGAACGGTTACAGCCGCTTCGATCCTGAAGATCCGGTCGCCCGGCAGGCCTGGATCGATGCGGCGGTGCCGATCGACGGCGCCTTTGTGAAAGGCTTTCGGGAGGCGGCGCGCAGGCACGGACTGGCGATGGTGGCGACCTTTCTCGAGGGCGGCAGCCCCCTTTCAATGCCGCAGTCCTGA
- a CDS encoding triose-phosphate isomerase — protein sequence MSKSQVWVGTSWKMNKTLSQATAFAEALAAADAERDPRIQRFVIPPFTAVREVKERLKETSVKVGAQNMHWDDAGAWTGEISPLMLKDCGLDLVELGHSERREHFGETDRTVGLKTAAAVSHGLVPLICIGETLAEREAGEADAVLKRQVEGAFALLEGDARRAPVLLAYEPVWAIGVNGIPATADYADARHRRIAEAAAAALGAAVPVLYGGSVNPENCKELVAQPHIDGLFIGRSAWEVGGYLDILKRVAGAI from the coding sequence ATGAGCAAGTCGCAGGTCTGGGTCGGCACCAGCTGGAAGATGAACAAGACGCTGTCGCAGGCGACGGCCTTCGCCGAGGCCCTGGCGGCTGCCGATGCGGAGCGCGACCCGCGCATCCAGCGCTTCGTCATACCACCGTTTACGGCGGTCCGCGAGGTGAAGGAGAGGCTGAAGGAGACGAGCGTCAAGGTCGGCGCCCAGAACATGCATTGGGACGATGCCGGCGCCTGGACCGGCGAGATTTCTCCCTTGATGCTGAAGGATTGCGGGCTCGATCTCGTCGAGCTCGGCCATAGCGAACGCCGCGAACATTTCGGCGAGACCGATCGCACCGTCGGGCTGAAGACGGCAGCGGCCGTCAGCCATGGTCTCGTCCCGCTGATCTGCATCGGCGAAACGCTTGCCGAACGGGAGGCGGGCGAGGCCGATGCCGTTTTGAAGCGTCAGGTGGAAGGGGCGTTCGCGCTTCTCGAAGGCGACGCCAGAAGGGCGCCGGTCCTGCTCGCCTACGAGCCCGTCTGGGCGATCGGCGTGAACGGCATACCGGCGACCGCCGACTATGCCGACGCCCGCCACCGCCGGATTGCTGAGGCGGCCGCGGCGGCGCTCGGCGCCGCGGTGCCGGTGCTCTACGGCGGCAGCGTCAATCCCGAAAACTGTAAGGAGCTGGTCGCCCAACCGCATATCGACGGCCTCTTCATCGGCCGCTCCGCCTGGGAGGTCGGCGGCTATCTCGACATTCTGAAGCGTGTCGCCGGCGCGATCTGA
- a CDS encoding FGGY-family carbohydrate kinase, which yields MSGGDGLVLGIDMGTSGARAVAMDEAGNVASSGAAKLGAFSEDHRDPIGWWKAVQAALLEALVAIDPVRVRAISIDGTSGTMLPVAADGEPLAAPLMYNDPVGDPAIVDRIAAHAPLESAAHGATSGLARLLAFQLYPGVFRVVHQADWLAGHLTGLYDVTDENNALKTGYDPVQRCWPDWLARTGARVELLPDVQPAGAPIATISPAAADVFGLPRDTVVVAGTTDGCASFLATGADGPGDGVSALGTTLTVKMLSDRPLFAPEFGLYSHRIGDMWLAGGASNTGGAVLAAHFSAERVGELSAEIDPATATGLDFYPLTRPGERFPIADPALMPRMTPRPADDAEFLKAIFEGIAAVESLAYQRLASLGSPPLRTVRSVGGGAGNRAWTAIRARKLRVPFLPPRSQEAAAGTARLALSGAKQAGVL from the coding sequence ATGAGCGGTGGAGACGGGCTCGTCCTCGGCATCGATATGGGCACGTCCGGTGCCCGCGCCGTGGCAATGGACGAAGCCGGGAACGTCGCCTCCTCGGGCGCCGCCAAGCTCGGCGCCTTTTCCGAGGACCATCGCGATCCGATCGGCTGGTGGAAGGCGGTACAGGCCGCACTTCTGGAGGCGCTTGTGGCAATCGATCCGGTGCGCGTGCGTGCAATCAGCATCGACGGCACGTCCGGGACGATGTTGCCGGTTGCGGCCGACGGAGAGCCGCTTGCGGCGCCGCTGATGTACAATGATCCGGTCGGCGACCCGGCCATTGTCGACCGCATCGCCGCACATGCGCCGCTGGAAAGCGCCGCGCACGGCGCGACCTCCGGTCTCGCCAGGCTGCTGGCGTTTCAATTGTATCCCGGTGTCTTCCGCGTGGTCCACCAGGCCGACTGGCTCGCAGGGCATTTGACCGGCCTCTACGACGTCACCGACGAGAACAACGCGCTGAAGACCGGCTACGATCCCGTCCAACGGTGCTGGCCGGACTGGTTGGCGCGGACCGGTGCGCGGGTCGAGCTGCTGCCGGACGTCCAGCCGGCCGGAGCGCCCATCGCGACGATTTCACCGGCGGCGGCGGACGTCTTCGGCCTGCCGCGCGATACGGTCGTCGTCGCCGGCACGACGGACGGCTGCGCCTCGTTCCTCGCCACCGGCGCCGACGGGCCGGGCGATGGGGTCAGCGCGCTGGGCACGACCCTGACGGTGAAGATGCTGTCGGATCGCCCGCTGTTCGCTCCGGAATTCGGACTCTACAGCCACCGGATCGGCGACATGTGGCTTGCCGGCGGTGCCTCCAACACCGGCGGTGCGGTGCTTGCCGCGCATTTCAGCGCCGAGCGGGTCGGCGAACTTTCGGCGGAGATCGATCCGGCAACCGCGACGGGTCTGGATTTCTATCCGTTGACGAGACCGGGCGAACGCTTTCCGATCGCCGATCCCGCGCTGATGCCGCGCATGACGCCGCGCCCGGCAGATGACGCGGAGTTCCTGAAGGCGATCTTCGAGGGGATCGCGGCCGTCGAGAGCCTCGCCTATCAGCGGCTCGCCTCACTCGGCAGCCCACCGCTTCGGACGGTCCGCAGCGTCGGTGGCGGCGCCGGGAACAGGGCCTGGACGGCCATCCGCGCCCGCAAACTCCGCGTGCCCTTTCTGCCGCCGCGCTCCCAGGAAGCGGCCGCCGGCACGGCGCGGTTGGCACTGTCCGGTGCAAAACAAGCGGGGGTGCTATGA
- a CDS encoding AraC family transcriptional regulator: protein MLDRSSKFPTATTDDSLTEMLRGLRLDGVDYGRCELAAPWGIRFLAQEAARFHFICGTCWLRAPDGEWIELKRGDAVLLPRGIEHALASAPGEPLSPLETYSVREVCHCVYDVWGGGRGETTILFCGSLKFNLDAMHPLLRLMPDVMRIDALTASEPAIPHLLEAMAREVGASRVGSGGVLARLADVLAALIIRSWVEHGCGDTSGWMAAVRHPAIGRVIAAIHLDPEKNWTVDTLARVMGASRSGFAQQFHSVVGETPARYLTQVRMHQARQWLSRDRMRISIVARRLGYDSEAAFSRAFKRVIGAPPSHYRGAEEPGIGIRSEK, encoded by the coding sequence ATGCTTGATCGTTCGTCCAAATTTCCGACTGCAACCACCGATGACTCCCTAACCGAAATGCTCCGGGGCCTGCGCCTCGACGGCGTCGATTACGGGCGCTGCGAACTGGCGGCGCCCTGGGGAATTCGCTTCCTGGCCCAGGAGGCGGCGCGCTTTCACTTCATCTGCGGCACCTGCTGGCTGCGCGCTCCGGATGGCGAGTGGATCGAATTGAAACGCGGCGACGCCGTGCTGCTGCCACGCGGCATCGAGCATGCGCTGGCGAGCGCGCCGGGCGAGCCGCTGTCGCCGCTCGAGACCTATTCCGTCCGCGAGGTGTGCCACTGCGTCTACGACGTCTGGGGCGGGGGCAGGGGCGAGACGACGATCCTGTTCTGCGGCAGCCTGAAATTCAACCTCGACGCCATGCACCCCCTGTTGCGTCTGATGCCCGACGTGATGCGCATCGACGCGCTCACCGCCAGCGAGCCGGCGATCCCGCATCTGCTCGAGGCGATGGCGCGCGAGGTCGGCGCAAGCCGCGTCGGCTCGGGCGGCGTGCTGGCGCGCCTCGCCGACGTGCTCGCCGCTTTGATCATCCGGTCCTGGGTGGAGCACGGGTGCGGCGACACCAGCGGCTGGATGGCCGCGGTTCGGCATCCGGCGATCGGCCGGGTGATCGCCGCCATCCATCTCGATCCCGAAAAGAACTGGACGGTGGATACGCTCGCCCGCGTCATGGGCGCCTCGCGATCCGGCTTCGCCCAGCAGTTTCATTCCGTCGTTGGCGAGACGCCGGCGCGCTACCTGACGCAGGTGCGCATGCATCAGGCGCGCCAGTGGCTCAGCCGCGACCGCATGCGCATCTCCATCGTGGCTCGACGGCTGGGGTATGATTCGGAGGCGGCGTTCAGCCGCGCCTTCAAGCGCGTCATCGGCGCTCCGCCGAGCCACTACCGCGGCGCCGAGGAGCCCGGGATAGGTATTCGCAGCGAAAAGTAA